A segment of the Candidatus Protochlamydia naegleriophila genome:
TTGTTCAAAATGTTGGAGGCGAACATGTAGATGCCTTGACGCTCATTCAAGGAGAGTTAGATCCCCATTCTTACCAGCTTGTCAAAGGGGATGACGAAAAGCTTATGTTTGCACAACTTATTTTTTATAATGGACTCGGATTGGAGCATGGACCGAGTTTACACCAACATTTAGCTGGCAATCCAAAAGCGCATGCTTTAGGCGACGGCATTGAAAAACAAATGCCTTCCTTAGTCGTCTATGTTAATGGGCAGAAGGATCCCCATATCTGGATGGATATTTCGATCTGGTCAAGGGCCATTCCCTTTATTGTAGATGCATTGAGCCAACAAGACCCCTCGCACGCGGCAGATTTCAAGGCCAATGGAAGCAGGCTTCAAAAGGAAATGACCGATGCACATGAAGAGGTGAAGCAAATTATGAAGCAAGTTCCGGCCGATAAAAGGTATTTAGTGACGAGTCATGACGCTTTTAACTACTTCACACGGGCCTATCTATCTGAGGACAATGAACGAGAAACTGGCGAGTGGAGCAAGCGGTTTGCGGCTCCTGAGGGTTTAGCGCCGGAGAGTCAATTGAGCGTGACTGATATTAAAGCGATCATCGACTATCTTAAGCTTCATCAAGTGACCCTCATCTTTCCTGAAACCAATGTGAGCCGCGATTCGATTAGAAAAATCATTCAAGCAGGTCAAGAACAGGGTCTTCAAGTTCAAATGGCGTGCTGTCCTTTATACGGGGATGCTATGGGCAAACCTGGATCGGAAGGTGATAGTTACCTCAAAATGATTAAGTATAACGCTAAAACGCTAGCCGATCATATGGATGGAAAGGTTCCAGCTGTGTCTGAAGCGTCATTTAAAAATTGATTGGATGCTGAATGCTTATATGAATGATTCTTTGCAAAACCCTATTTCGGTCGTACCAGCTCTGCAGATCAGCCAAATGACCGTCAATTATGGCAAGACACCAGCCCTTTGGGATATTTCTGTGACAGTCCCGCAAGGATTGTTGATCGGCATCGTTGGTCCCAACGGAGCTGGCAAGAGCACCTTGATTAAAGGAGCTTTGGGGCTGATTAAACCGATTTCTGGCCGTGTCGAATTTTTTGGACATGCTTTAAAGCAGGTACGTCAACGCGTTGCTTATGTTCCTCAAAGAGAGTCGGTCGATTGGGATTTTCCTGTTACTGTCCGTGAGCTTGTTTTAATGGGGCGCTATGGCCGTTTAGGGCTATGGCGTCGTCCAAGAGAAGCTGATCGGGCAGCCGCCGACCATTACCTAGAAATTGTTGGCATGCAAGCGTATGCCGACAGGCAAATCAGCCAGTTATCTGGCGGGCAGCAGCAGCGTGTTTTTCTCGCCCGGGCTTTGTTGCAAGAAGCAGATGTATACTTCATGGATGAGCCTTTTACTGGTGTGGATCTTGCAACCGAAACGGTTATTGTACAGCTGTTACAGCAGCTAAGAGCCAAAGGCAAAACTGTTTTCGTTGTTCATCACGATTTGAGCACGGTTGAGCGCTACTTTGATTGGGTCATGATGTTGAACGTTCGGCTTATTGCATGCGGCAGCGTCGCTGATGTCTTTACTCCTCATCATCTTAATACAGCCTACGGAAAAAGCTACGCTCTATTTGATGAGGCATTAAAGCTGTCTCAGCAAAAACAAGCCGGGGTCAAAAACTAACACTCATGATAGACGCGCAAACTCTCTTTTCTTTCTTTACCGATCCCATCTTAAGAGCTCCGACAATAGGCTGTATGCTCATGTGTCTGGCAGCAAGCCTTGTAGGAGTCGTTGTCTTTTTGCGCAAGCAAGTCCTGGCGGGCGAAACCTTGTCGCATGCTTCTTATCCAGGCGTTATTGTAGGTATCTTGTTAGCCGGCTTTTTTTTTGTTCAAGAAACAGATGAGCTCAAATTAGCCCTTTTTACTTTGGGTGGAGCCTTCACAACGTCATTATTGGGGCTTTGGATTGTGCATGTATTAGAAAGGCGCATGAAATTGCCAAGCGATGCGGCTTTATGCTTTGTATTATCCACCTTTTTCGGGGTGGGGCTTATGCTGACAAGCGAAGTGCAATTTAGCTACACATCGTTGTATAAGCAGGTTTTGACCTACCTTTACGGCCAAGCAGCCACAATGACCGATATCCATATTGCGATCTACGGGGTTTTATCATTCCTCGTACTTGTGATCGTGGCCTGGCTTTACAAAGAAATTCAAGTGCTAACATTTGACCGGCAATATGCCAGAAGTTTGGGCATTCGCGTCAAAGCTATCGACGCCCTGCTCTTTATCTTATTGACGTTGGCGGTCATTATTGGAATTCGCTCTGTGGGTGTCGTTTTGATGTCTGCCATGCTCATTGCGCCAGCCGTTGCGGCTAGGCAGTTTACCAATCGCTTGTCTGTCATGTTTGTGCTGGCCGGATTATTTGGGATGTTGAGCGGGTTTTTTGGCAATTTTCTTTCGGTACAGCTCACCGATTATCTGGCCAAACACTATGCTGCAGCGCGCATTGTGCTGCCAACGGGTCCAATGATTGTCATTGTCGCTTCAGGCATTTGTTTAATGGCCCTGTTGCTTGCTCCAGAGAGAGGACTGCTTGTACGGTTGATGCGCATAGCCTATTTCCGCTACGAATGTATATGCGAAAATTTGCTCAAGGCTATTTGGCGGCTGAGCCCCGATGCAAAAGTAGGGCTGGATCAGTTGGCAAAATACCAGGCCTCTTCCAGGCTCTATTTGCAATTTATCTTGTGGCGCATGAAGAGCAATGGATGGATTCATCACTTGCCTGACGACTCTTACCAATTGACTCAGGATGGGCAGTACCGGGCAGCCAAAATTGTGCGTCTGCATCGTTTATGGGAAGTCTATTTGGTCAATTATTTAGGAGCGCATGCAGAACGGGTGCACCACAATGCTGAGGAAATGGAACATATTTTGACGCCAGAGCTTGAAAAGGAGCTGACCCTCCTCTTGAAGGATCCTAAACAAGACCCCCACCATCAGCCTATCCCTCCCAAGGAGGAGACTCATGCTCTCTAGCCTTTCTTTTTACAATCCATACCATAATCAAACCTTTTTTGGATTTTTCTTACAGCTCTTTGTCAGATTATGGGGATTTTTAACGGGTCAGCTGACGAGTGAACATCTTGTGTCGGATGAAATCCAAGTGTTAGTCTTGTCAGGTGTAGCAGTCTCGTCAGCGCTTGTGGGGACATTTTTAGTGCTTAGACGGATGACGATGCTTGCTAATTCCTTGTCACACACCATTTTAATGGGCATTGTGCTAGCTTACTTCTTCACTGTCATTGTCCCAGGTAAAGAAGCCGGGCACTCAGGATTTATTGCACCGATGGAGGCTATGATTATAGCCTCTTTGATTACAGGTTTTGTGACTGCATTTTTAACCGAGTTTTTAACCAAGACAGGAAAACTTCAAGAAGATGCGAGCGTAGGACTTGTCTTCACGAGTTTCTTTGCACTTGGAGTCACGCTTGTCACTATCTTGACAAGAGATGCGCATATAGGAACGGAAGCTGTGATGGGAAATGCCGATGCATTGCATGTCAACGATCTTTTCTGGGTTTACCTTATCTTATTGATCAATGCCGTTTTGTTTGTGCTCTTTTTTAAAGAGTTCCAGTTAACCACTTTTGATCCTTACCTAGCCTTCGCACTTGGCTTTTCCCCAGTTATTTTTAATTATTTGCTTATGGCGCAAGTCTCCATTACGACTATAACGGCTTTCCGGGCTGTAGGAGTCATCCTCGTCTTAGCCTTTATGACAGGTCCTGTCTTGACTGCTCGCCTACTCACTCATAGGCTGAAACCTCTATTAATTGGAGCAGCTTCCATCGGGGCGTTAGCCGCCTGTTGCGGCGTCGCTTTGACCAGGCATTTTTTGACTGTCTATGGAATGGCTCTTTCAACTTCTGGCGTGGTTGTCACGACTATTTTAGTGTTCTATCTGATCGCCATTATCTTTGCCCCCGACCAGGGGTTCATTGCGAAGCAATTGCATCGCAAACAATTGAAAAAGCAGCTTCAAGACTTGCAAGAAGATCAAGACTTTATTTAGTGTCTTTCGAAAGATAAAAGTCTTACGCCATCCAATTTTTAATGAAAACAGATCTTTGCTTTTATTTAATTAAAATTAATTGGATTGTTTATTTTATGTTTTTTATTAAATTAATAAATAAAACATTTTAAAATATTAATTATTTTTGTTAGGATTTAAATAAATGTTTTTGGAGAAAAAT
Coding sequences within it:
- a CDS encoding metal ABC transporter solute-binding protein, Zn/Mn family, translated to MKTKLLGVVLLLGIIMLMGCSNEQRSKRQAEFQQWISENGRVKVLSTTSMINDLVQNVGGEHVDALTLIQGELDPHSYQLVKGDDEKLMFAQLIFYNGLGLEHGPSLHQHLAGNPKAHALGDGIEKQMPSLVVYVNGQKDPHIWMDISIWSRAIPFIVDALSQQDPSHAADFKANGSRLQKEMTDAHEEVKQIMKQVPADKRYLVTSHDAFNYFTRAYLSEDNERETGEWSKRFAAPEGLAPESQLSVTDIKAIIDYLKLHQVTLIFPETNVSRDSIRKIIQAGQEQGLQVQMACCPLYGDAMGKPGSEGDSYLKMIKYNAKTLADHMDGKVPAVSEASFKN
- a CDS encoding metal ABC transporter ATP-binding protein, which produces MNDSLQNPISVVPALQISQMTVNYGKTPALWDISVTVPQGLLIGIVGPNGAGKSTLIKGALGLIKPISGRVEFFGHALKQVRQRVAYVPQRESVDWDFPVTVRELVLMGRYGRLGLWRRPREADRAAADHYLEIVGMQAYADRQISQLSGGQQQRVFLARALLQEADVYFMDEPFTGVDLATETVIVQLLQQLRAKGKTVFVVHHDLSTVERYFDWVMMLNVRLIACGSVADVFTPHHLNTAYGKSYALFDEALKLSQQKQAGVKN
- a CDS encoding iron chelate uptake ABC transporter family permease subunit is translated as MIDAQTLFSFFTDPILRAPTIGCMLMCLAASLVGVVVFLRKQVLAGETLSHASYPGVIVGILLAGFFFVQETDELKLALFTLGGAFTTSLLGLWIVHVLERRMKLPSDAALCFVLSTFFGVGLMLTSEVQFSYTSLYKQVLTYLYGQAATMTDIHIAIYGVLSFLVLVIVAWLYKEIQVLTFDRQYARSLGIRVKAIDALLFILLTLAVIIGIRSVGVVLMSAMLIAPAVAARQFTNRLSVMFVLAGLFGMLSGFFGNFLSVQLTDYLAKHYAAARIVLPTGPMIVIVASGICLMALLLAPERGLLVRLMRIAYFRYECICENLLKAIWRLSPDAKVGLDQLAKYQASSRLYLQFILWRMKSNGWIHHLPDDSYQLTQDGQYRAAKIVRLHRLWEVYLVNYLGAHAERVHHNAEEMEHILTPELEKELTLLLKDPKQDPHHQPIPPKEETHAL
- a CDS encoding metal ABC transporter permease, whose amino-acid sequence is MLSSLSFYNPYHNQTFFGFFLQLFVRLWGFLTGQLTSEHLVSDEIQVLVLSGVAVSSALVGTFLVLRRMTMLANSLSHTILMGIVLAYFFTVIVPGKEAGHSGFIAPMEAMIIASLITGFVTAFLTEFLTKTGKLQEDASVGLVFTSFFALGVTLVTILTRDAHIGTEAVMGNADALHVNDLFWVYLILLINAVLFVLFFKEFQLTTFDPYLAFALGFSPVIFNYLLMAQVSITTITAFRAVGVILVLAFMTGPVLTARLLTHRLKPLLIGAASIGALAACCGVALTRHFLTVYGMALSTSGVVVTTILVFYLIAIIFAPDQGFIAKQLHRKQLKKQLQDLQEDQDFI